One stretch of Bombus terrestris chromosome 5, iyBomTerr1.2, whole genome shotgun sequence DNA includes these proteins:
- the LOC100647808 gene encoding probable G-protein coupled receptor Mth-like 1 isoform X2, producing the protein MDKLVAIEGLLWISLLMMVITWSQAKDNNCCSDGFMWLHTLNCSDGNAINLACSFGWYIVNPEMRTFDNFTIIEEYGKPWLQFVDTASTKIEAERFCVARNPNTGVKIALVCTDIEYDGIQWRNTLFCTLSIISAIFLIITLAVYVLLPELREIQDKAMMAVVTSLTVSYIILSIQMLRKSHDDDYDICVSLGFILYFGFMAVFFWLNIVSFNIWRIVWFKDFMIGDKMLFTIYSIIGWSGPLCLLIAILITHHVEGNHLKPGFGESSCWFNGHEQTWAYFYGPISILLTLNVIYLGLTGWRLWHQYRDYSGSKLRVLRFKCLLYIKLILFMGVTWIFEVLSYADHSKQDFWIPMDILNALQGFIIFLLLVGTRKRVRKLLAKKRPCGIGFPKSWAAYEDEECEEVLPEEVELSQHD; encoded by the exons GGTTGCTATGGATCAGTCTATTAATGATGGTGATCACATGGAGTCAGGCGAAAGACAACAATTGCTGTTCGGATGGTTTCATGTGGTTACATACGCTGAATTGTTCTGATGGCAACGCGATTAATCTTGCGTGCTCATTTGGTTGGTACATAGTCAATCCTGAAATGCGCACGTTCGATAACTTCACTATAATCGAGGAATATGGGAAACCGTGGCTACAGTTTGTAGACACTGCATCCACAAAAATAGAAGCAGAGAG aTTCTGCGTGGCAAGAAATCCGAACACTGGTGTCAAAATTGCTTTGGTATGCACGGATATCGAATACGACGGTATTCAATGGAGAAACACATTGTTCTGCACCCTGAGTATCATATCGGCCATATTTTTGATCATCACCTTGGCAGTTTATGTTTTGCTACCAGAATTAAGAGAGATTCAAGATAAAGCAATGATGGCTGTAGTCACGTCATTAACAGTTAGCTATATCATCCTTTCCATTCAGATGTTGAGGAAGTCGCACGATGATGATTATGATATATGTGTCTCTCTAG GATTCATTCTATATTTCGGTTTTATGGCTGTTTTTTTCTGGTTAAACATCGTCTCATTCAACATATGGAGAATAGTTTG GTTTAAAGATTTCATGATCGGAGATAAAATGCTTTTTACTATTTATTCTATTATCGGCTGGAGTGGACCATTATGCTTATTAATTGCAATTTTGATTACTCATCACGTAGAAGGAAACCATCTGAAACCCGGTTTTGGAGAAAGTAGCTGTTGGTTCAACG GGCATGAACAAACGTGGGCGTATTTTTATGGGCCAATCAGTATTTTattgacgttaaacgttatctaTCTCGGCCTAACTGGCTGGCGATTGTGGCATCAGTATCGTGACTATAGCGGAAGCAAATTACGAGTACTTCGTTTTAAATGCCTGCTTTACATCAAACTGATACTTTTCATGGGCGTAACATGGATTTTTGAAGTGCTTTCGTATGCTGATCATAGTAAACAAGATTTCTG GATACCGATGGATATACTGAATGCGTTACAAGGCTTTATAATATTCCTCTTGTTGGTTGGGACGCGAAAACGAGTGAGAAAGTTGTTGGCAAAGAAGAGACCTTGTGGGATTGGCTTTCCAAAATCTTGGGCAGCTTACGAGGATGAAGAGTGCGAGGAAGTACTACCTGAAGAAGTCGAATTATCGCAACATGATTag
- the LOC100647808 gene encoding probable G-protein coupled receptor Mth-like 1 isoform X1 produces the protein MKRNVLIKIREMMLNVNYSRRSGTLPVKGLLWISLLMMVITWSQAKDNNCCSDGFMWLHTLNCSDGNAINLACSFGWYIVNPEMRTFDNFTIIEEYGKPWLQFVDTASTKIEAERFCVARNPNTGVKIALVCTDIEYDGIQWRNTLFCTLSIISAIFLIITLAVYVLLPELREIQDKAMMAVVTSLTVSYIILSIQMLRKSHDDDYDICVSLGFILYFGFMAVFFWLNIVSFNIWRIVWFKDFMIGDKMLFTIYSIIGWSGPLCLLIAILITHHVEGNHLKPGFGESSCWFNGHEQTWAYFYGPISILLTLNVIYLGLTGWRLWHQYRDYSGSKLRVLRFKCLLYIKLILFMGVTWIFEVLSYADHSKQDFWIPMDILNALQGFIIFLLLVGTRKRVRKLLAKKRPCGIGFPKSWAAYEDEECEEVLPEEVELSQHD, from the exons GGTTGCTATGGATCAGTCTATTAATGATGGTGATCACATGGAGTCAGGCGAAAGACAACAATTGCTGTTCGGATGGTTTCATGTGGTTACATACGCTGAATTGTTCTGATGGCAACGCGATTAATCTTGCGTGCTCATTTGGTTGGTACATAGTCAATCCTGAAATGCGCACGTTCGATAACTTCACTATAATCGAGGAATATGGGAAACCGTGGCTACAGTTTGTAGACACTGCATCCACAAAAATAGAAGCAGAGAG aTTCTGCGTGGCAAGAAATCCGAACACTGGTGTCAAAATTGCTTTGGTATGCACGGATATCGAATACGACGGTATTCAATGGAGAAACACATTGTTCTGCACCCTGAGTATCATATCGGCCATATTTTTGATCATCACCTTGGCAGTTTATGTTTTGCTACCAGAATTAAGAGAGATTCAAGATAAAGCAATGATGGCTGTAGTCACGTCATTAACAGTTAGCTATATCATCCTTTCCATTCAGATGTTGAGGAAGTCGCACGATGATGATTATGATATATGTGTCTCTCTAG GATTCATTCTATATTTCGGTTTTATGGCTGTTTTTTTCTGGTTAAACATCGTCTCATTCAACATATGGAGAATAGTTTG GTTTAAAGATTTCATGATCGGAGATAAAATGCTTTTTACTATTTATTCTATTATCGGCTGGAGTGGACCATTATGCTTATTAATTGCAATTTTGATTACTCATCACGTAGAAGGAAACCATCTGAAACCCGGTTTTGGAGAAAGTAGCTGTTGGTTCAACG GGCATGAACAAACGTGGGCGTATTTTTATGGGCCAATCAGTATTTTattgacgttaaacgttatctaTCTCGGCCTAACTGGCTGGCGATTGTGGCATCAGTATCGTGACTATAGCGGAAGCAAATTACGAGTACTTCGTTTTAAATGCCTGCTTTACATCAAACTGATACTTTTCATGGGCGTAACATGGATTTTTGAAGTGCTTTCGTATGCTGATCATAGTAAACAAGATTTCTG GATACCGATGGATATACTGAATGCGTTACAAGGCTTTATAATATTCCTCTTGTTGGTTGGGACGCGAAAACGAGTGAGAAAGTTGTTGGCAAAGAAGAGACCTTGTGGGATTGGCTTTCCAAAATCTTGGGCAGCTTACGAGGATGAAGAGTGCGAGGAAGTACTACCTGAAGAAGTCGAATTATCGCAACATGATTag
- the LOC100645121 gene encoding probable G-protein coupled receptor Mth-like 5 — translation MYYLVSALLIIVGILGNHPLLANTDAKANLISVAKCCEHNELLVDDTCTPLTETNETEWRPEFIEEKVNGISRSKPVKPNYQLKIGRPKCQPNEHQWNVYHYRSGEDRLAILTTGVLRHYTTDLTKGKQNEYNGAFGFDNADSMDEDDLETVSIHYDYPFGHYCADKAILSRDRLVAMYAMICVPDVVVTWSDTNYLMKHAIDPTFHAISIASYLVVAVVYFVLPQLRDLVGNMITSMTLCLIAGQSASTVRIFTEFGNHISFMIADTVMYVSLLAAFFWLNALGYYVWSTFRSRNVFLRVTDGRKYCYYSTYVWGSTVCIAGTAIFAHFALETNKPVVGGKIYPPQETIGWLGISVLFTSIAFTIMIDLSFILTTMNRIKRMSTYGRIHHKMKYSFRMFVFLFAIMSIGWLSFLLSRLNYEALEYCHIVINLLQAILILYVCVFGQRRVTFLLGKTCNCCNSGENIEGLDWGEEMTAINAGY, via the exons ATGTATTATCTCGTGAGTGCGTTGCTTATCATCGTTGGTATACTGGGGAATCATCCCCTTCTTGCAAACACAGACGCGAAGGCAAATTTGATCAGCGTGGCAAAGTGTTGTGAGCACAACGAGCTTCTTGTAGACGACACGTGCACGCCATTGACGGAAACGAACGAGACGGAGTGGAGACCGGAATTTATCGAGGAGAAGGTCAATGGTATATCAAGAAGCAAACCGGTTAAACCGAATTATCAACTGAAGATTGGAAGACCTAAGTGTCAACCCAACGAGCACCAATGGAACGTATATCATTATCGATCAGGCGAGGATCGGCTCGCGATACTGACAACTGGCGTGTTGCGACACTACACCACCGATTTGACAAAGGGAAAGCAAAACGAATATAATGGTGCATTTGGATTCGACAATGCAGATTCAATGGACGAAGATGATCTCGAGACGGTTTCTATTCATTATGATTATCCGTTCGGACATTATTGCGCTGACAAAGCAATTTTGAGCAGAGATCGACTGGTAGCGATGTACGCGATGATTTGCGTACCCGACGTAGTCGTTACATGGTCCGATACAAATTATTTGATGAAACATGCCATTGATCCCACCTTTCATGCTATATCAATAGCTAGTTATCTGGTTGTCGCGGTTGTCTATTTTGTTCTACCACAACTACGTGATCTTGTGGGAAACATGATAACTAGTATGACTCTGTGCCTTATAGCTGGGCAATCTGCGTCTACCGTCAGGATTTTCACGGAATTCGGCAACCACATCAGTTTTATGATTGCCG atACCGTCATGTATGTCTCCTTGCTAGCTGCATTTTTCTGGTTGAACGCTTTGGGTTACTACGTATGGAGCACTTTCCGTTCGCGAAACGTATTTTTAAGAGTAACTGACGGCAGAAAGTACTGTTACTATTCTACGTATGTTTGGGGTTCGACGGTTTGCATAGCAGGCACTGCGATTTTTGCACACTTTGCCTTAGAAACTAATAAACCTGTTGTTGGCGGAAAGATATATCCACCTCAAGAAACAATTGGTTGGCTCggtatttctgtattatttacaTCGATCGCATTTACGATAATGATTGATTTATCTTTCATATTAACAACCATGAACAGGATTAAAAGAATGAGCACATACGGTCGAATTCATCATAAAATGAAATACAGCTTTAGAATGTTCGTTTTCCTGTTTGCGATAATGAGTATCGGTTGGCTATCATTCCTATTATCACGACTGAATTACGAAGCCTTAGAATATTGTCATATCGTTATTAATTTGCTACAGGCAATTTTAATACTATACGTTTGCGTATTTGGACAGAGAAGAGTTACATTCTTACTTGGTAAAACATGCAACTGCTGTAATTCAGGCGAAAATATCGAGGGCCTTGATTGGGGCGAAGAAATGACTGCCATTAACGCAggatattaa
- the LOC100651441 gene encoding single-strand selective monofunctional uracil DNA glycosylase, giving the protein MSKSRKTKTRRDSDSVDINPKRMKSEDEDNSEKKENSIVTSDTSLENISEQLLSMEHNLAAELRKITFRLPVEYVYSPLEYAFNIHTMYVQKYCNTVKKILFLGMNPGPWGMSQTGVPFGEISMVRDWLKICGHVGKPAKEQPNRKVTGFQCTRSEISGKRLWGLFQELCKSPEKFFEHAYIHNYCPIALMNKKGCNITPAEIKGPEIQILHSACDKALADAIKILKVEIIIGIGGYAEKRAQLVVQSSKLPVKVLCLPHPSPRAVNNKNWSEKATQKLSEFGLLECFTA; this is encoded by the exons ATGTCGAAGTCTAGAAAAACCAAAACAAGACGTGATAGTGATTCAGTAGATATTAATCCTAAAAGAATGAAATCAGAAGATGAAGATAAttcagaaaaaaaggaaaatagtaTAGTTACAAGTGATACTTcacttgaaaatatttctgaacAATTATTGTCAATGGAACATAATTTGGCTGCTGAGttaagaaaaattacatttcgtTTGCCAGTAGAGTATGTTTATAGTCCACTTGAATATGCATTTAATATACACACTATGTATGTACAAAAGTATTGTAATACTgttaagaaaatattgtttctTGGAATGAATCCTGGTCCTTGGGGTATGTCCCAAACTGGTGTTCCATTTGGAGAAATAAGTATGGTTCGTGACTGGTTAAAAATTTGTGGACATGTTGGAAAACCAGCCAAAGAACAGCCAAATAGAAAAGTAACCGGATTTCAATGTACTCGTAGCGAAATCAGTGGGAAAAGATTATGGGGtctttttcaagaattatgTAAAAGTCCAGAGAAATTCTTTGAACatgcatatatacataattattgtCCTATTGCATTGATGAATAAAAAAGGCTGTAATATTACACCAGCAGAAATAAAG GGGCCAGAGATACAAATCTTACATTCTGCTTGTGACAAGGCATTAGCAGATGCAATTAAGATTTTAAaagttgaaattataattgGCATTGGTGGATATGCAGAGAAACGAGCACAATTAGTAGTTCAGTCTTCAAAATTACCTGTGAAG gTTTTATGTTTACCTCATCCAAGTCCACGTGctgtgaataataaaaattggagTGAAAAAGCAACACAAAAGTTAAGTGAGTTTGGATTACTTGAATGTTTTACAGCTTAA
- the LOC125384616 gene encoding tRNA-specific adenosine deaminase 2 gives MDFLSWMNVALQKANDSLKSGEVPVGCLFIYNNDIIATGNNTVNETRNATRHAEINCIDQVLESCNVKDLSYKNVFYDTDVIVTVEPCIMCTSALCQLQVRNIIYGCGNDRFGGCISVFEVPKLYNSRTKIIGGIKGTEAMTLLKEFYKGTNPNVPESKFKKDRKKKDTNITNLINSFFV, from the coding sequence ATGGATTTTTTAAGTTGGATGAATGTTGCTCTACAAAAGGCAAATGATTCTCTAAAATCTGGTGAAGTTCCAGTTGgctgtttatttatatataacaatgATATCATTGCTACAGGTAATAATACAGTTAACGAAACTCGCAATGCAACTCGACATGCGGAAATAAATTGTATAGATCAAGTTTTAGAGTCCTGTAACGTAAAAGATTTAAGctataaaaatgttttttatgATACTGATGTTATTGTTACTGTAGAACCATGTATAATGTGTACATCTGCATTATGTCAACTACAGgtacgtaacattatatatggTTGTGGAAACGATCGTTTTGGTGGATGTATAAGTGTTTTTGAAGTACCAAAACTTTATAATTcaagaacaaagataatagGAGGTATCAAAGGTACTGAAGCAATGACAttgttaaaagaattttataaaggTACAAATCCAAATGTACCtgaatcaaaatttaaaaaagaccGTAAAAAAAAGGacacaaatattacaaatttaataaattcattttttgtttaa
- the LOC100648938 gene encoding probable tubulin polyglutamylase ttll-15: protein MSSKQNVNECTIYTQMMNLKVKTLLNIFLYSITGPIILYCFLSFLYYHENLKNTQLSTAEIKEKNPLYRVYTKSNDTEYLKHVFLVLERLGFKQTNDAFNWDLLWAHDYPFRSLSSSLKKLKAHQRVNHIPGCGYITNKVDLSTAEGRYILPAFKIPEQSSEFLLYANQHPEKMFVQKSNDHRGISIKNVSDINVTETGSFVQEFIQRPFLIDGYKFDIGIYTVITSVDPLRVYIYKGDVLFRFCPVKYYPFDPEVLDKYVVGDDYLPTWNVPSLKHYYTKLKFSMKDSFDAYVRMQAKDPEKVWSGVREAIREITLSKEIYIREAIKRFGNGRNFFELIRIDFALDENLNVYTMEANMSPNLSSAHYLPNQLLYEQVIFNLFSLVGIGQRIRKDSLKIRNRMEEEMEVAEKNIMVLPELCIECNDCFHVECQLCSPCFTPETKLILSQSYLENQNKMDFQRIFPPPITKNMILKDYTIKNQLLVRWYQGKCELDHSWCS, encoded by the exons ATGTCTAGTAAACAg AATGTTAATGAATGTACAATATATACCCAAATGATGAACTTAAAAGTGAAAacacttttaaatatatttttatattctataacgggtccaataattttatattgtttcttGTCCTTTTTATACTACcatgaaaacttaaaaaataCGCAATTAAGTACagcagaaataaaagaaaagaatccaTTATATCGAGTATACACGAAAAGTAACGATACTGAATATTTAAAACATGTATTTCTTGTATTGGAACGTTTAGGATTTAAACAAACCAATGATGCATTTAATTGGGATTTATTGTGGGCACATGACTACCCATTTAGAAGTTTAAGTTCTAGCTTAAAGAAGTTAAAAGCTCATCAACGTGTTAATCATATTCCCGGTTGTGGATATATTACGAATAAAGTGGATTTATCAACCGCGGAAGGTCGCTACATTTTACCAGCATTTAAGATACCAGAACAAAGTAGCGAATTTCTTTTGTATGCTAATCAGCATCCAGAAAAGATGTTTGTACAAAAATCGAATGATCATCGGGGTATTAGCATAAAAAATGTGAGCGACATAAATGTTACAGAAACTGGATCTTTTGTACAAGAATTTATACAGCGACCATTTCTCATAGATggatataaatttgatattgGAATATACACCGTGATCACATCCGTTGATCCCCTtagagtatatatatacaaaggTGATGTGCTCTTTAGATTTTGTCCTGTAAAATATTATCCATTTGATCCTGAAGTTTTAGACAAATACGTAGTTGGCGATGATTACTTGCCGACTTGGAATGTTCCATCTTTGAAACATTATTATACTAAATTGAAGTTTTCAATGAAAGATTCGTTCGACGCATATGTACGTATGCAAGCGAAAGATCCTGAAAAAGTTTGGAGTGGTGTACGCGAAGCAATCAGAGAAATTACTTTGTCAAAAGAGATTTATATTAGAGAAGCTATAAAACGTTTCggaaatggaagaaatttttTCGAGTTAATTAGAATCGATTTTGCActcgatgaaaatttaaatgtttatacCATGGAGGCAAATATGTCTCCAAACTTATCTTCAGCGCATTATCTGCCAAATCAATTACTTTATGAACAAGTtatatttaacttattttcGTTAGTTGGTATAGGGCAAAGAATCAGGAAAGATTCTTTGAAAATAAG AAACAGAATGGAGGAAGAAATGGAAGTAGCTGAGAAGAATATAATGGTTTTGCCAGAACTTTGCATAGAATGTAATGACTGTTTTCATGTAGAATGTCAGTTATGTAGCCCATGTTTCACACCTGAAACTAAATTGATTTTATCTCAAAGTTATTTGGAAAATCAGAATAAAATGGATTTTCAAAGAATCTTTCCACCTCCCATA ACAAAAAATATGATATTGAAagattatacaataaaaaatcaatTACTTGTCAGATGGTATCAAGGCAAGTGTGAATTAGATCATTCATGGTGTTCATAA
- the LOC100643570 gene encoding 40S ribosomal protein S29 has translation MGFQNIWYSHPRKYGQGSRSCRACANRHGLIRKYGLNICRQCFREYAADIGFKKV, from the exons ATGGGTTTCCAAAATATTTGGTATTCGCATCCGAGAAAATATGGCCAAGGATCCAGATCCTG TCGTGCTTGTGCCAACAGGCACGGATTAATACGAAAATATGGACTGAACATTTGTCGCCAATGTTTTCGGGAATATGCTGCCGACATTGGCTTTAAAAAGGTATAA
- the LOC100642282 gene encoding transmembrane protein 256 homolog yields MKVMYYLNPLTHVSLIGQTASYIWESIEAVPKQLRLKPRIEVKMPPPVPLWKLAAATGPFVKLAAFSGAAATILGAYGSHKEYPEHEKVDRKQVFETASRYHFIHTLAMLGLPLCRSPYVAATFLFSGIVLFCGTCYYSAFTGDKQYNRLTPVGGICFILGWLSMCI; encoded by the exons AtgaaagttatgtactatttaaATCCGCTAACTCATGTTAGTTTAATTGGACAAACAGCATCGTACATTTGGGAATCGATTGAAGCA GTACCAAAGCAATTACGTTTAAAACCAAGAATAGAAGTAAAAATGCCACCACCAGTGCCCTTATGGAAGTTGGCTGCAGCTACAGGACCATTTGTTAAACTTGCTGCATTTAGTGGTGCTGCAGCTACAATTCTTGGTGCTTATGGTTCTCATA AGGAATATCCAGAGCATGAGAAAGTAGATCGAAAGCAAGTATTTGAAACTGCAAGTCGTTACCATTTTATTCATACATTAGCAATGTTAGGATTACCTCTTTGCAGATCACCTTATGTG gcTGCAACATTCCTATTTTCTGGAATAGTACTGTTCTGTGGGACTTGCTATTATTCTGCATTTACTGGTGACAAACAATACAATAGATTAACACCAGTAGGTGGTATATGTTTCATACTAGGATGGTTAAGCatgtgtatttaa